The Strigops habroptila isolate Jane chromosome 8, bStrHab1.2.pri, whole genome shotgun sequence genome includes a window with the following:
- the RBP2 gene encoding retinol-binding protein 2, which translates to MPADYNGTWEMESNDNFEGYMVALDIDFATRKIAKHLKQTKEIVQDGDNFKTKTLSTFRNYEVNYTVGVEFEEHTKGLDNRVVKTLVTWDGDKLVCVQKGEKKNRGWKHWIEGGLLHLELTCEDQVCHQVYKKKN; encoded by the exons ATGCCTGCTGATTACAATGGGACGTGGGAAATGGAAAGCAATGACAACTTTGAAGGCTACATGGTCGCTTTag ATATTGATTTTGCGACTCGTAAGATTGCAAAACacttgaaacaaacaaaagagattGTTCAGGATGGTGataacttcaaaacaaaaactctCAGTACTTTCAGAAACTATGAAGTGAATTACACTGTGGGAGTGGAGTTTGAAGAACACACCAAAGGACTGGATAACCGAGTGGTAAAG ACACTAGTGACCTGGGATGGTGACAAACTGGTGTGTGTTcagaaaggtgaaaagaaaaacaggggCTGGAAGCACTGGATTGAAGGAGGCCTACTGCATCTG GAACTGACATGTGAAGACCAGGTGTGCCATCAGGtatataagaagaaaaactaa